The genomic segment AAAATCCCGATATAGCTGGCCTCCCCGCCACTTCCAAAGTCACCCCCAATCGCAAGACATCCTTCTTACACTCTAAATTAGTCAGACTATCCGAATTCCACCTCATCAAATTCCGAGCAAACTTCCCCTCAGCGCTCAGCAATTCTCATTTTGAAATAAATAAGTAGTCGGACAAAAGAAAACGAGACTGTGTTAAATTGTGCAACACAGGGAAG from the Phormidium ambiguum IAM M-71 genome contains:
- a CDS encoding DUF6753 family protein, yielding MLSAEGKFARNLMRWNSDSLTNLECKKDVLRLGVTLEVAGRPAISGFCTIWVEPVEKRMFKD